DNA from Amycolatopsis sp. DSM 110486:
CAGGTGTGCGAGCTCGTGGGCGATGATGTGGTCCTGGTGCAACGGCGAGGTGCCGGCGGTGTAGGCGATGAGGTCGTAGTCCGCGCGCCGCTGCCAGGCGCCCGAGGGCCGGCCCGGCTCGTACTCGACCGCCACCAGGTCGATGTCGCGACCACGGCCGCGTTCCAGCTCGTCGACCCACGCGTTCATCGACCACGGGCGAGGCGGCGGCACGTCGCGCAGCAGCTCACGCACTCGGGTGCGAGCGCGTGCCCTCAGGCTCGGGTCGATGACCCCTCCCGGTGCGCTCGGCGGCTGGACCAGCCGGGAGCACCGCGGCGCCCCGGCGATGATCAGCATAGCTACTCGGGTTTGCGCCCGCGGCGGGAGCGCTCGCGCCCGGCGTCGTAGCTGTTGAGCTGGTCCACGAGCGCCGACACGGTGTCGCGGTCGCGTTCGGAGAGGCGCATCGCGCGCTGCGCGAGGTCGCGGGCGCCGGTGTCGCGCCACGCGACGACGTCGGCGATCTGCCCGTCGACGCGCTCGGCCACGTCGTCGTCGAAGAAGTAGGTGACGGGCACGCCGAAGAACCGCGCCAGCGCCTGGATGTGCGAGCGCTTCGGGTCGCGCCGCGCCCCGACGGCGAGCTGCTGCACGTGGGTGGCCGACATGCTCACCCCGGTGAGCTCGGCGACCCCCTGCGCGATCTCGCGGTAGGAGTAGGGCTTGCGGTCCGGCGGGTGCACCATCGAGATCAAGTTCGCGAGCCGTTCGGCGAAGCTGGTCTCCTCGTCGGGACCGCTCGCCGCGTCCCCGGTGTCCGGCGTCCCGGTCATCAGTCCCCCAACCGTCCTCCGCTCGTGACGACCTGAAGCATAGCTGTCACGAAAACTTGACATCAACCGTCCTGTCAACGCTACACTCCGACGCACGGGATGTCGCGAAAACGAGACGGGCGTCCGTGTGTGGTCACTGGGGGTGGCCACACGCGGGCGCCAGGAGCGGGCGGACCTACCGGACATCCGGGACCGATCGGCCCGGGCGCGCTCGTCCGCTGTCCTGGCTCACAGGCTGCGGAGGTAGGTTGTGCGCCATGGTGCTGGAGAACGGTCCTGAAAGGACACCCGTCGTCGTCACCGGTGGCAGCGGCTTCATCGGCCGCGCGGCCGTGCGCGAGCTGCGTGATCGCGGCTACCCCGTCACCGTCGTGGACCGAGTCCCGTACGTCACCGAAGACGAGGGCGTGCGCGTGGTCACCGGCGATCTTCGCGACGCGGAGACCCGCGAAGCCGCCGTCACCGCGGGTACGGGCGCCATCGTCCACCTCGCGGCGCTCACGTCGGTGCTGAAGTCGGTGGAGCTGCCCGACGACACGTTCACCGAGAACGTCGCCGTGACCCACGGACTGCTGGAGCTCGCGCGCGAACGCGGGGTGCAGACCTTCGTGCTCGCCTCCACCAACGCCGTGATCGGCGACGTCGGCACCTCGACCATCACCGTGGACCTGCCCACGCGGCCGCTCACGCCCTACGGCGCCACGAAAGCCGCGTGCGAGATGCTGCTGTCGGGCTACTCCGGCGCGTACGGCATGACGACGTGCGCCTTGCGGTTCACCAACGTCTACGGCCCCGGCATGTCGCACAAGGACAGCTTCGTGCCGCGCATGATGCGCGCCGCGATGGCGGGCGAGGGCGTGCGCGTGTACGGCACGGGCGAGCAGCGCCGCGACCTCGTGCACGTGGACGACGTGGTGCGCGCCATCGCGCTCGCGCTCGAAAGCGGTTACTCCGGACGGGCGATCGTCGGCGCCGGGCACTCCGTGTCGGTGCTGGAAATGGTGCAGACCGTGCGCGACGTGACGGGTGCCGAGCTGCCCGTGGAACACGTGGCCGCGCCGAAGGGCGAGATGCCCGCGGTCGTCGTCGACGTGTCCGCCAGCGCCGGGACGATCGGCTTCACCCCGGCGATCTCGCTCGCCGACGGTCTCGCCACCGCTTGGAAGTACTTCTCGGAACTGGACCTGAAAGCGACCCCGTGAGCCTGTTCCTCCGCCGCCACGCCTTCCTGCTCCTTCTGCTCGTCGCGGGCACGGTCCTGCGCGTGCTCACGTGGGTGGCCTACCGGCCGGCGCTGCTGTACATCGACTCGTACCGGTACCTGGACAACCTGCACGCGCTGCGCGCCGACCAGCTCAACCCGATCGGCTACGACCTGATTCTGCGGCCGCTGCTGGCGGTCGGCGGGCTGTCGTGGGTCGCGGCCGTGCAGCACGTGGGCGGACTGGCGATCGCGGTGGGGATCTACGCGCTGGCCCGCCGGCTCGGCGCGCGCCGCTGGGTCTCGGCGCTCGCGATGGCCCCGCTGCTGCTGGACGCTTACCAGCTGCAGATCGAGCAGAACATCATGTCCGAGGTGCTCTTCGAAGCGTTGCTGCTGGGGCTGTTGTGGCTCCTGCTGGCGAAGGGCGCGCCGAACTGGCGGCGGATCGCGCTCGCGGGTCTCGTGGTCGGGTTCGCCGTGCTGGTGCGGCTGATCGGCGTCGCGCTCGCGGTGCCGTTCCTGCTGTACGTGCTCAGCGCCGGAAGCGCGTGGCGGACGTGGCGCGGCTGGCGCAACGCCGGCATCGGCGTGCTGGCGATGCTCGTCGTGATCGTGCCCTACGCCGCGGAAGTCAAGGCGCAGACCGGAAAGTGGGGACTGACCGGACCTTCGGGCAGCATGCTCTACGGGCGCACCGCCGCCGTCGCCGACTGCGCGAACCTGCACCTGGCGCCCGAGATCCAGGTGTTCTGCCCCACCGAAGACGTGTCCACCCGCCTGGTGGACAACTACACACACGCCGACCTCGACCCGGCGTGGCCGGGCCCGCTGCCCCCGGGCGCCGACCGCACCGTGCTGGCGCACGAGTTCTCGATCGACGTGCTCAAGGCCCAGTGGTGGGACGTCACGAAGGCGATCCTGAGCGACTTCTCGAAGAGCTTCCGGTTCACGCGCAGCACGGCGATCAACGACGTGCCGATCGACCGCTGGCAGTTCCAGCAGACGTACCCGGAGTGGAACGAACCAGCCGACATCGCGATGAT
Protein-coding regions in this window:
- a CDS encoding NAD(P)-dependent oxidoreductase; its protein translation is MVLENGPERTPVVVTGGSGFIGRAAVRELRDRGYPVTVVDRVPYVTEDEGVRVVTGDLRDAETREAAVTAGTGAIVHLAALTSVLKSVELPDDTFTENVAVTHGLLELARERGVQTFVLASTNAVIGDVGTSTITVDLPTRPLTPYGATKAACEMLLSGYSGAYGMTTCALRFTNVYGPGMSHKDSFVPRMMRAAMAGEGVRVYGTGEQRRDLVHVDDVVRAIALALESGYSGRAIVGAGHSVSVLEMVQTVRDVTGAELPVEHVAAPKGEMPAVVVDVSASAGTIGFTPAISLADGLATAWKYFSELDLKATP
- a CDS encoding helix-turn-helix transcriptional regulator; amino-acid sequence: MTGTPDTGDAASGPDEETSFAERLANLISMVHPPDRKPYSYREIAQGVAELTGVSMSATHVQQLAVGARRDPKRSHIQALARFFGVPVTYFFDDDVAERVDGQIADVVAWRDTGARDLAQRAMRLSERDRDTVSALVDQLNSYDAGRERSRRGRKPE